In the genome of Oncorhynchus mykiss isolate Arlee chromosome 18, USDA_OmykA_1.1, whole genome shotgun sequence, one region contains:
- the LOC110496242 gene encoding proteasome subunit beta type-7, producing the protein MLHNSRPPQPQSAGFSFENTRRNAVLEGNLSELGYSSPKARKTGTTIAGIVFKDGVILGADTRTTDDMVVADKNCMKIHYIAPNIYCCGAGVAADAEVTTQMMSSNVELHSLSTGRPPLVVTVTRQLKQMLFRYQGHIGSSLIVGGVDVTGAHLYSVYPHGSYDKLPFLTMGSGAGAAISIFEDRYRPNLDLEEAKKLVRDAIAAGIFCDLGSGSNVDLCVITHAGVQYLRGYDQPAQKGKKGQYTYKPGTTAVLTKTVTPLPLDIVDESIQLMDTQ; encoded by the exons ATGCTCCATAATTCTCGACCTCCCCAACCTCAAAGCGctggtttttcctttgagaacaCTCGCAG AAATGCTGTGTTGGAGGGGAATTTGTCAGAGCTTGGTTACAGTTCTCCTAAGGCAAGGAAGACTGGAACCACCATCGCTGGCATAGTATTCAAG GATGGGGTGATACTTGGAGCTGACACAAGAACCACTGATGACATGGTGGTAGCTGACAAGAATTGCATGAAGATCCACTACATTGCACCCAACATCTA CTGTTGTGGCGCAGGTGTGGCTGCAGATGCAGAAGTCACCACTCAGATGATGTCATCCAATGTGGAGCTACACTCACTCAGCACAGGACGTCCTCCCCTTGTTGTCACGGTTACCCGACAACTGAAACAGATGCTCTTCAG GTACCAGGGACATATTGGCTCCTCTCTGATTGTTGGAGGTGTGGATGTGACTGGTGCTCACCTCTACAGTGTCTACCCACACGGCTCCTATGACAAACTACCATTCCTTACTATGG GTTCAGGAGCAGGTGCAGCTATTTCTATCTTTGAAGACAGATACAGACCAAACCTGGAT CTAGAAGAGGCTAAAAAGCTGGTGCGAGATGCAATTGCTGCTGGGATTTTCTGTGACTTAGGCTCTGGCAGTAATGTGGACCTGTGTGTCATCACTCATGCAGGGGTTCAGTACCTTAGGGGCTATGACCAACCAGCCCAGAAGGGGAAAAA AGGACAGTACACGTACAAGCCTGGCACCACTGCAGTTTTAACAAAGACTGTCACACCCCTGCCTCTGGACATTGTTGATGAATCAATTCAGCTTATGGACACTCAGTAA